In the genome of Selenomonadales bacterium, one region contains:
- a CDS encoding PDZ domain-containing protein, which translates to MMKKTLCALSLLCFSTVMPAQAAETVILEDVSADKVKKVITEVATNSGMTSLPAGDNELIFEVDYSGTLDWGTDAKTRHIYRVVETTEKPDPAMDPIKKTELSLELQRVANVGTADEKVSVLSWEKVKKYPKKYRAEVEEEAAYTLDCLRQLKISYNGGYWLGFTPAPQIENKQVLVEAVADKSPALAAGLQAGDAIIAINGEKVKKMSYAYFDSLLNRTNIGGEVLTLKVLRGEEKLDLVIEPIFLSSRLGVTERDLAHADAQYEARGEAPIAMPTEEEIKAAQEAYNAQQAEGTAPTAETPATPAAQ; encoded by the coding sequence ATGATGAAAAAAACACTTTGCGCACTCTCTCTTTTGTGCTTCAGCACAGTAATGCCTGCACAGGCCGCAGAAACAGTCATCTTAGAAGATGTTTCTGCCGATAAAGTAAAAAAAGTTATCACCGAAGTAGCAACGAACAGCGGTATGACATCACTTCCTGCAGGCGATAACGAATTGATCTTTGAAGTTGATTACAGCGGTACGCTCGATTGGGGTACCGATGCCAAAACACGTCACATCTATCGTGTAGTAGAAACAACAGAAAAGCCGGATCCGGCAATGGATCCGATCAAAAAAACAGAACTCTCGCTTGAACTTCAGCGCGTAGCAAATGTTGGTACGGCTGATGAAAAAGTTTCTGTACTTTCGTGGGAAAAAGTGAAAAAATATCCGAAAAAATATCGTGCTGAAGTAGAAGAAGAAGCAGCCTACACACTCGATTGTCTTCGTCAGCTGAAGATCAGCTACAATGGCGGTTACTGGCTCGGCTTCACACCGGCTCCGCAGATCGAGAATAAACAAGTCTTAGTCGAAGCAGTCGCAGACAAAAGCCCCGCACTTGCGGCAGGTCTTCAAGCAGGCGATGCGATCATTGCCATCAACGGTGAAAAAGTGAAAAAAATGAGCTATGCTTACTTTGATTCGCTTCTCAACCGCACGAATATCGGCGGTGAAGTTCTCACACTCAAAGTTCTCCGCGGTGAAGAAAAACTCGATCTCGTGATCGAACCGATCTTCCTATCCTCTCGCCTTGGCGTAACCGAACGCGATCTTGCGCATGCCGATGCACAATACGAAGCACGCGGTGAAGCACCGATCGCTATGCCGACTGAAGAAGAGATCAAAGCTGCACAAGAAGCATATAACGCACAGCAAGCAGAAGGCACAGCTCCGACTGCCGAAACACCTGCAACTCCTGCAGCACAATAA
- a CDS encoding deoxyribonuclease IV: MLKIGCHLSVSKGFEAMGKAALSINANTFQFFTRNPRGSKAKDIDPADIERFLALAKEHNFATLLAHAPYTLNACSADASTREFALETMRDDLRRMEYLPGNLYNFHPGSHVKQGAEVGIEQITALLNAILTPDQHTTVLLETMSGKGTEVGRTFEELRAILDGVTLSDKMGVCLDTCHIHDAGYDIINDLDGVLEEFDRVIGLDRLKAIHLNDSLNDRSAHKDRHARIGEGKIGADTLIRVINHPKLRHLPFFLETPNELDGYAEEIAFLRANYQE; the protein is encoded by the coding sequence ATGTTAAAGATCGGTTGTCATTTATCCGTATCAAAAGGATTCGAAGCGATGGGAAAAGCCGCACTTTCCATCAATGCCAATACATTTCAATTTTTCACACGCAATCCACGCGGCAGCAAAGCAAAAGATATCGACCCTGCCGATATTGAGCGTTTCCTCGCCTTGGCAAAAGAGCACAATTTCGCGACACTCTTGGCACACGCGCCATATACGCTGAACGCTTGCTCCGCCGATGCTTCGACACGCGAGTTCGCATTAGAAACGATGCGCGATGATCTTCGTCGCATGGAATATCTCCCGGGCAATCTCTACAACTTTCACCCCGGCAGTCACGTCAAACAAGGCGCAGAAGTCGGCATCGAACAGATCACCGCACTTCTCAACGCGATCTTGACGCCCGACCAACATACGACAGTTCTGTTGGAAACGATGTCAGGCAAAGGTACAGAAGTCGGCAGAACATTTGAAGAGCTTCGTGCCATCTTAGACGGCGTAACGCTGTCGGATAAGATGGGCGTATGTCTTGACACGTGCCACATCCACGATGCAGGCTACGATATTATCAACGACCTTGACGGCGTACTCGAAGAATTCGACCGCGTGATCGGCCTTGACCGCTTAAAAGCGATCCATCTGAACGACAGTCTTAATGATCGCAGTGCTCACAAAGACCGTCATGCTCGCATCGGTGAAGGTAAGATCGGTGCTGATACACTCATCCGCGTGATCAATCATCCCAAACTGCGTCATCTGCCGTTCTTCCTCGAAACGCCGAACGAACTTGACGGCTACGCAGAGGAGATCGCCTTCCTGCGCGCGAATTATCAAGAATAA